Sequence from the Camelus dromedarius isolate mCamDro1 chromosome 12, mCamDro1.pat, whole genome shotgun sequence genome:
AGTCTACCAGCTGGAATCATCCCTTCCTGTCCAATTTCCCACTTGCCCCCACCAAACCCTGCGCCGCCACCACCATGAGATGGGAGTTGAGTGGAGGAGGGATGGACGGTACTGAGAAGAGCTGACTACAAAGGACCTGGGGGACTTTTTGGAGTGTCGGAAGTTTTCTAAATCTTGATTATGGAGTAGTTACACGGGTGTAAAACTTGGTCAAAACTCATCATACTTTACACTCTAAAAGGGTGCATGTTATTGCCTGTAACAtgtacctcaataaaattaattatcaaagaaaattAGAGGTTCTCCAGATGATTCTTATGTGAAGCTGAGGTTGAGGACCACTGACGTTAAGGGGTGAATTGGACCCTTTGGGCTCTGGAGAGGAAGGGCTGCTTTGAAACTGGGGTAACCTTGAAACCACACCGGATGGGGAATAACCGTGAACCTGTCAGATGTCACCACCGTTTTTGGGCCCAGGATAATTCCAGCACTGTGTGTCTCCATGGAGAGTATGCTCTGTTTTCATGAGGAAAATAAATTGATGGATTAATTTTCTGTGCTATATTCATCAGGGAAGTCCTGGTCTCCTATGCTCCTGTAGAACATGTTAGTTACATAAGAAAGGGTGCCACTTTTGGAAACCATTTTTCAAGGTTCAGTTATCCCATCTGCCCTCTTCCATCATCTGACTCATGCTTGGGGACCAAGGACAAGTCTCaagcagaaaaacaattttaaaaatgattaaagtttTAACAACTTTCTCATAAAAATATCTGTACCAATTATATTTGGACATTTCCTGTGGCCACTTCTAAGGAGTCAGTTGTCACTTTTCTATTTAGGTTTTTCCTCTTTAGTTCAATATTGGTAATTTATGTCACTCAGATAGTAAACCATTAAAGGCGTTGGTGGTttagtggtgagcatagctgccttccagaTAGTAAACCATTAGACAGATTTGTTAATCATTACTTTGTGTGTGCATATTATCTTAGTCTTGTCTGTCAGTTCTGTATGTGTGACATCCAATTTTTTTATCACTaattttgtttccatgttttattcccccttctattttcttttatctcatttCTTTATGGGGTTGCAACTCTGCTATGACTTTGccacatttctgttattttcttagCAACCATCTACTAACATATAAGatgttaaaaggagaaaaaaatgccaCTTTTGGAAACTAATCTTCAGGTATCAGGATTTCCTCTGGTGTACCACTCTAAGCTGAGCTGTGCTTTGGGGAGATAGAAATGGCCTGGatggaagattaaatgagtttggTGCATCCAGAAGCTGCATATAATTCCATGGGATTTTACTTGGAGCTCTAGGTAAACAGATGAGAGGTCACAAGAGGTGGGCAAATATCACGATGTCCAGACTCAGGCAGAGAGGAATTACCTGGAGGATGATGACAAGCACCAGGAGACACCAGTGCAGGAGTTCAATGTCAGCTTTCCCAGATTCCTCTGGCTTTACTCCCGTCATTTCCCGACAGTGTCCACACTCTCCGAGAGCAGGGTCCAGCAAGGCTGTGCTGTCTATGAGCCTCTACTTCACAAATGACTCAGAAGCCTGGACCTCCACAAGTATCACCATGCATGAGGCTCTATGCACATGGAAGATAActgtgtacatttttaaatgtttatcttaTTAGGAAACTCTCTGGTTGTTTTTTGAATGttagacttttttatttttcacagaattactTCACAGAGATTCTAAAACTTATTAGCATAGAACTAATGTATATTGTGTAAGTATATGTGTATAACTAATTATATaatgtgtaatattttaaaaatattttaattatctttaatgaactacttttccttcacagtttcaCTCACTGTTTGTGCAACATTTGCCTTGTTTTTTGGTGTGTGTAAAATCATCACACCTTCtactgaagtttatttttatgtttctatatgCTATCGTATTCTTTCTAAGAGCCAATCCACCCATAGGAGAGAGGACCGCAGTTTGGAGACAGTAAGAGGCTGGGATAGCTCCCCAAACTGAGATTGTGGCCCCAGCTTAAAGGAGGACCACATGGGGCTGCAGTGGCCTCCACCTGTGACACCATGGAGTGGTAGTTTGGGAGCGAATAACTCAGATGGGAAGGGGCCGGAGGATACTGTTGGTAGGGCCAACTGTTGCCAGAACTCGACCTCCTTATCCCTCTTACTGAATTGAGATtcgaggacagagttttggatgaagtagaaaaggcagacaaaggaggtcacagtgagCTAATGCCTCCAAGACTGTGAGCCTGACGGGAAGATAAAgcagggggttttatagtaaaagttcaagagttcaaggggcagAGCTAGTTTCCGTAAGGATTGTATACAGGGTAATAAATTGTTGCAAAGGTTGTTCTCATTTTTGTAGACGTagtggtccccttccctctgctgggtgtgAAATTCACCTCCAGGgactctcttaatattcttgtactTAGGGCAAAGGATACATAGGAAGAAGGTCTGTGGAAaagtgctctagagaaaaacttgtgcagttgaaagtcaggttgataaacaCTTCCAGCATTTTAGGCCTGAGACTTCTTGCTGCAGGCTGGAACCTACACTTCCAGCAACAGAATACAGAGAAAGCACAAGGGGCTAAAAATAGCTGCAGACATGTTAGGGCAAGTTTATGAAcaacaagatgcacaaaacacccaCCTGCCTTTTCTGAGGTGTAGGGAGCAAAACGCAGGCACTGCCCATGATCTCCACATGCAACACCACCAGTGGGTTGGGCAGACCACCCAAGCCCTTCTCCTCTTCAGTctaaccctggtcagcaagaTCATGAGAAAAGCCATTCAAACTATTGTACAATTAAGCAGTTACAAATGCCATATGGTCACCAGTAGTAATAGGGTCCTGCTCGCTTATATAGCCAGCGCAGCACGGTGTAGACTTTCAGAACTCCAGCCCACCAGTCAGTGAAGGAGACCCTTTGAACACTTTGTACTCTGGAGGTCCAAATGGCACACTTACCTAAAGAGGAAAATCTGAGATCTTCGAAATGAGTGAGGGCCACGGATGCCAACTGTATTTTTAGATTGTTTATAAAACATTCAACAGCAAAGATACAGTCATATCccacaataaatgtaaatactCTAAACTTGTATGAGTTTGTTAAAGATTACTAAGTGGCATGAAAGAATGTCTGGTAGAAAGATAATTAATGTTCATTAATGTACTATGAGGTGCCCCCCCTCCCAATTTGAGGACAATATGAGCTCTGTTATTAGGTCTCCAATATTTCCAAGAGTAACAAACTATTTATTATATAGTATCTTACCTGTAGGATCTCAGTTGAAAAGCAATCCATTCAAAAAAAACTGTTCCTCTCTTCTCACTTGAGGGAGAAAAGATGAGAATCACCTAAACTGGAAAGGTGCATAGCTTGGGAGAGGCACTGTGGAGGTGGGACAGTGGGGGGTGCTGAAATGCGAAAAACAAACGAACAACGAAAACCGGATCTGGGATCGGAGTCAGGGTCAAGTGACTGCCAAACATCGTCCTTAGGCCGAACAGATCACAAAAATCTTTTACAAATGAGTGCAAATCCTATGTCTATTTCAATGAAAGTCTCAGCTTCCCAGAGTTGAGAGACTTCTGAGCACCACAGGATGCCTTGAGATTCCCCTGAGCCCACCCAAACTTTCCACTATGGATATCACATCCCTAATTATGACCCAGCACAGTCCTAAGCCCCCAGGAATACAAGATGGCATCATTGCCTTTTAGAGATGATGGAAAGGAACCTTGCAATGAAATACTGTATAGACATGGTAATtgattatataaatttatatattggAAACAAACAAGGTCAAGAATGTACTGTGAGAAAAAGTTAGTTACACGCCATATATGTAGTGTTATACATGTGGTATGGTTCATGCTTATATATGTATCATATGATAATAGTTTCCAGGTAGATACAGCAATACAGATGTAAGTGGACGTAGATATGCAAGCACATAGATATAAATGTACAGctctagaaaatacatttttaatgataaaactgCTGAGGTCTGTAAGTTTATGGGTTCATGAGTTCCATTTCATGTTGTCTTTTTTCTAATGTTTCCtcaaagaaatacagatttttaatcaaataagtattaaaaaagaaagagttgtGGTTAGAGAAATTATCACAAAGGAGACGAGATGAGAATTGTtatgaaaagggaaataagagttTTCCACAAGTTGATGGAGGTTATCTCAAGACAGGGCAGAAGTGCACGCAGAGCATGGATGGCACAGCCTGGGAGGTGAGCAGTATAGGGAAGGAGGAGTGGGAGGCACAAACTATCGGGTGTAAAATAGCCTCAAGTATGTATGGTACaaatggggaatatagccagtattttccATAACTGTAAATGgataataacctttaaaaattacataacataaaaaaaccaaaaaagtttCGTGGTCTTAAAAAGAGCTTCTTGAGGCTAGAAATGGCGCCCTCTGCTGACAAGATTATGAAGCCTGTGAgttgcttctaatttttttctgttttcaggaaaAGACCAGAAAAGCAATcagaattcaaaattaaaattccagTGGGTACCAAGCTGGATTTTCACCACCAACGAATCAATTATAGGACTAAAACAAAATTCCAGGCCAGAGCACTGCTCTTACTTCATCTAATTCTAAAGGTCATGCTAGTGTCATTTACAACTTCTAAAAATCAACCCACAGTGTTCCAGCGTCTTTGCAGGAGGTAGCTTGCTCACTTGAATATGGCACTGCTCTCTCAGGTGGCTTTGACAATGGAAAAGTAAGTCCTGTGACTTCTCTAGTGAACTTGCTCCAGAGAAAGAACACACTGAGCTATTTCCCAGTGTTTCAGCTGTgacccttcccacccaccactTCTGCAAGATCTCTTCACAGATAGCTAGAGATTTTGAATACTCACATTTCATACTACAGTTATTTCTGCTTTATAAACAGCATGTGAGCCACCTGCTCTCGGATTTCTTTGGTCTTGATCCCGTAAATGATGGGATTCAGCATAGGTGGAGCCAGAATGCAGACATTAGCCAACAAGATGTGGATATGAGGTGGAACATGGCGTCCAAACCTCTGAGTAAAGGTTGTGAAGATTGCAGGCCCATAAAACAGGATAATGATGCAGACGTGGGAGCCACAAGTGTTGAGAGCCTTCTGACGCGCATCTTGGGATGGgatgtgaaagacagcatggagaATCAGCACGTAGGAAACAAAAATTAGCGTAACATCTAAAACCACTGTGAACATTAGGATAGAAAACACAAATACCAGATGTTCACTCGAATGTCATTACATTTGGCCAATATGCTCACAAAAGGTGTGTGGAATAATATTATTCTGGCAGAAAGtcaatcttttcaaaataaatactatGGGGAAAATTGTGCCATAGCTTCTCAGAAAGATAGTCACACCAGCTTTTCCAATCAGTGCGTGTGTAAGAATAGTGGTGTATCTCAGTGGGTAGCATATGGCAATGTAGCGGTCAAATGCCATCACCAGCAAGATCCCTGACTCAGAGATGAAGGTGGAATGGATGAAGAAAAGCTGAGTGATGCAGCGATCCAGGGAGATCTCCCCAGCACGGAACCAGAAGATGGCCAAGGCCTGAGGTACTGTGCACGTGGAGAGGACAAGGTCTGCTCCGGCCAGCATGCAGAGGAGGAGGTACATGGGCTCGTGGAGGCTGCGCTTCGTGAGGATAATGCTGATGAGCAGACTGTTTCCAAATAGGGTAGAGACATAGGAAATGAAGAATAGGATGGAAATCCACATGTGCTGATCCTCAAGGCCGGGGATGCCCAGCAAACAGAAGACTGTGTGGCTAACACCAGTGTGGTTTAAGGTAGTCATGCCTGGAGCAGATGACCTGGGACCTCACTTCCTGTTCACAGAGATAgaggaaaatacatattcttttaaatatattagtaaGAAGTACTATGCTAGTGTATTTTGAGAAGATATCAGGAGCTCTGGGCATAGCATACTCTCCATCTTCTTTGACATGCAGCTAATGGGAAATGTGCAAAGATGAAAGGATAGGGTCTGCATCCCCGTGAGTACAGCCAGTTACACTTACCTCCAACTAGTCAAAGTAAGAGATGCTATGGTATGTATTTCACtttcaaaaagaggaaaatgaatacAGAGAATAAATCAGGACGCATAACTGGGAAGAGTGCAAGAAGATGATGATACTTGAACGTGACTGAAAATGATGAGTTCATAATAAATTATGAATGAAAAGAGAAGTGAAGCAGCATAACACAAATATAGAGATCACTGCAAGGTAAATATCCAGGAAGGTCATGACATCACCAGCGAAGGGCAAAATGTACCTAGTGTGCATAGGGGGTTATGTAGACAGATTTTCCTGACCGATCACAGCTTAACACTTAGATTTCATCTTTTACACGGAGGGTAGCCATCTGATGTCTTGAAGCTAGTAGTTTACAACAATTACTCTAATGTAGAATGATGACCTGCGGGGGTTTATTGGAATAGTAATTGACTGAAGAGTTTGATGCTAAAAGGATAGTCACGCTCCAGGAAgagaatataatataatgtaatgtATGTAATGAATGTAATATAATCACAAAAGAATTAAACTGGTATTTAGTAAGCATTGTCTTATGCCAGGGACTGTAGCATGCATATTGCGTGCAGCAAGTTATATACTGTCCATTTAGGGAGTAGATTATCTACTTGACGAGGTGGATGTTATGTCTATTTCACACCTAAGGAAAATGAAACTCAGAGAATATGAATCCCTTGCCAAATTTCCCAACAAACAATTGATAAAAATGAGTTTGGAACCATCTGACTTCACCACATCCAGTTTGTTCCCTTGTGAAGGGGATTGTGAGAACTTTGAGAAGTAACAGGCAGGGCTTGTGTGGCTGAGAAGAGGCATCCTTCATGCTCACACATTGGGGAGCTAAGCTTAGAAAGAACTGAAACTGGAAAAAGGAAGACATTATTGCTGACGGGCACAGGGTTGCAGTCCTTGATATTTGGAAGATTCTTCAGCTGATAGAAATTAACACGTAATTTTGCCAATTACTTTCTAATGTACACTTTTCTTCATTCATTagcttattcattcaacaagcacatTTTGAGCAGTGACTGTTTTTCAGGCATTGTGCTGTGCAACTGGGTCCTTACTAAGTTCATGGTTTGAGAGAATGGTGGATATGTAAGCAGACAGAGCTAGTAAAATGTTGCAGATGTAATGAGCCCAGAGGACACCTTCTGAGAAGACAGCAGTGTCCAATAAAAAAATGGGGCCAAATAACATGCCTACTTCAAGGGCTTTCTGAGGATATTAAAGGAAGGGGTATCTTAAAATATCTAGCTCAGTGGCTAAGATATATCTTATACTTATTAACGTTATTTCTTCTACTCCAAGTCCCCCTCTTGGTACCCCTGATCTTTCTTCCTGGGAGGAAAACGGGCTCCTGTTATATTAGCCAAGATCCCTGGTTGTCTCCCAAAGCCCCCTCCAATGCCTGGCTCAGGGCAGGTGATTGTAGTCCCTTGTCATTCTCAGGGCTCCTTTCATGCTTTGCCAACAGGAGTCTGTAGTCTAAGtaaatatgttttctgttttctcatctctcctCTAATTATTAGGGCACCAGCCATTTATTGGGTTTATTACATTATTTACCCCCTTCAGTAACCTCCATCTAGCCCATGTGCTCTCAACCGCCCTTCCCAGACCTCACCCTCCACAGCTGCTATGACCAATCAGATTTGTGCCTCTGGTCTTTCCCATTCTTTGCCCACATATATCAAGAGTCTTCAAGAGTCCTGTCACCTCTGGCCTGTCTGAGACATAACACCTGCCCTTGTCTTTACCTTGATTCTGGAATCACCCCCACGCACAAATGTCTGATTCACTCACCAGCCTTAGGCTGAGACTACAGGGGCAGACAGGCAGGAGGTCTGTCATAAAGGTCAGCTTGTGAGGGGTCAGGAGTAGGGCTGTTTATCCTCCTTTATGGAACCCTTGTGGGAAGCACTTACGTCAGGACTCCAGGGACAGAGCGGTCTCTAGCAGCCTCACCCTCTTCCCAAGGGATCTGACTCTCTAAAGCCACTGCCCACCTCCCACTCTTCCTTCtgatcctcctcttcctggtttcTCTCAACCTGCTGACATAAAAGCCTTTTCCACCTCATCTAGCCTTGCTACAGGCCTATTTTAATGAACGTGAACCATGTTTTCACCAGGAATGTGAAGACTTATAATAAACATGTGCAATGATTTGTAAAGTTTGGCTCctcttgaaaaaaaatgcacGGAAGTTACATTCATCCCCTGGGTTTTTGTAAGTTTCACATTTCACAGGTAATAATACTTACCTGTTAACCAAGGGAATTTACATGTACCTGCAGAATAATTCGTAGAAGAGGTGTGCGTCTTGATTACCTTGGACATTTGTATTTCATTCCCCTGCCACCTTTGGCTGTATTTAAGATTTTTCAATCTATCTTAATTTTCAGTATGAGTATGATGTACCCCGgcatactttttttgtttttatcctttCAGGTTCACTGAGCTTTTTGAAT
This genomic interval carries:
- the LOC105097934 gene encoding LOW QUALITY PROTEIN: olfactory receptor 52B4-like (The sequence of the model RefSeq protein was modified relative to this genomic sequence to represent the inferred CDS: inserted 2 bases in 1 codon; deleted 2 bases in 1 codon), whose amino-acid sequence is MTTLNHTGVSHTVFCLLGIPGLEDQHMWISILFFISYVSTLFGNSLLISIILTKRSLHEPMYLLLCMLAGADLVLSTCTVPQALAIFWFRAGEISLDRCITQLFFIHSTFISESGILLVMAFDRYIAICYPLRYTTILTHALIGKAGVTIFLRSYGTIFPIVFILKRLTFCQNNIIPHTFCEHIGXKCNDIRVNIWYVFSILMFTVVLDVTLIFVSYVLILHAVFHIPSQDARQKALNTCGSHVCIIILFYGPAIFTTFTQRFGRHVPPHIHILLANVCILAPPMLNPIIYGIKTKEIREQVAHMLFIKQK